The following are encoded in a window of Desulfobotulus pelophilus genomic DNA:
- a CDS encoding protein phosphatase 2C domain-containing protein, whose protein sequence is MEFRISYILEKGTGALNEDAISLNGTTFGVFDGATSLCGRRFENGVTGGFLASHTAKEIFTTGKGTLKFLAGEANGAIRENMLAHQVDMSDRASLWSTSAAVVQMDSDRMHWIQIGDSLILFVHKDGSFSVPVKNVDHDAETLSMWKSMAGKTEQTIMEALGDQIRRVRSRMNRDYGVLNGEPCFISFLNQGTADLKDIAHVLIFTDGLFIPTEDPSITCFDAMADLFQMGGLPAVRDYVRELEASDPDCVRYPRFKTHDDMGAVALRIIE, encoded by the coding sequence GTGGAGTTCCGCATTTCATATATTCTGGAAAAGGGAACGGGTGCTCTTAATGAAGATGCCATTTCGTTGAATGGTACTACATTCGGGGTGTTCGATGGAGCGACAAGTCTTTGCGGCAGGCGCTTTGAGAATGGGGTTACGGGTGGTTTTCTGGCTTCCCATACGGCAAAAGAGATTTTTACCACGGGAAAAGGTACTTTGAAATTCCTTGCCGGAGAAGCCAACGGGGCTATCCGTGAGAACATGCTGGCTCATCAGGTTGATATGTCAGACAGGGCCTCTCTCTGGAGTACCTCTGCGGCTGTGGTTCAAATGGATAGTGACCGGATGCACTGGATTCAGATTGGTGACAGCCTGATTCTTTTTGTGCATAAAGATGGCTCTTTTTCAGTACCGGTAAAAAATGTTGATCATGATGCGGAAACCCTTTCCATGTGGAAATCCATGGCCGGTAAAACGGAACAGACCATTATGGAAGCCCTTGGAGACCAGATCCGCCGGGTACGGAGCCGGATGAACCGGGATTATGGTGTCCTGAACGGTGAGCCCTGTTTTATTTCCTTTCTGAATCAAGGAACAGCGGACCTTAAGGATATTGCCCATGTGCTTATTTTTACCGATGGGTTGTTCATTCCCACCGAAGATCCTTCCATAACCTGCTTTGATGCCATGGCAGACCTGTTTCAGATGGGCGGGCTTCCCGCTGTCCGTGATTATGTGCGTGAACTTGAGGCTTCTGATCCAGACTGTGTTCGTTACCCCAGATTTAAAACCCATGATGATATGGGCGCTGTGGCTCTCCGTATCATAGAATAA
- a CDS encoding PLP-dependent aminotransferase family protein: protein MTIPFSDRISDVPRSFIREILKVAIDPQIISFAGGLPNRNFFPVEALQNASNKVFETAGREALQYANSEGDLILREMIASRYKEKKGLDIKVDNILITSGSQQGLDLMGKILLNDGDGVVIEEPGYLGAIQAFSVYRASFHPVPISEEGMDTERLQSILQQKKPRILYTVPNFQNPSGITYSEAGRDALAAVLERSDTLLIEDDPYGELRFTGKDKTSFAKRLPDQTVMLGSFSKIVAPGLRIGWIVAPDLIMEKLIVAKQASDLHTQYLGQLIIRQFLQDNDLDGHISTITDVYNQQRLAMIRGVEQYFPEGVQFTRPEGGMFLWMTLPSDLSAMSLFHRAIDKKVAFVPGDPFYASRKHVSTLRLNFSCVDKAGIDTGMARLGGAVREAMEQR from the coding sequence ATGACCATCCCCTTTTCCGACCGCATTTCCGACGTACCCAGATCTTTTATCCGTGAAATCCTTAAAGTTGCCATTGATCCACAAATCATATCCTTTGCGGGCGGGCTTCCCAACCGAAACTTCTTTCCAGTGGAAGCACTGCAGAACGCAAGCAATAAAGTTTTTGAAACAGCGGGCAGAGAAGCCCTTCAGTACGCTAACTCTGAAGGAGATCTGATTCTGCGGGAAATGATTGCAAGCCGTTATAAAGAAAAAAAAGGGCTGGATATAAAAGTAGACAACATTCTCATCACCAGCGGCTCCCAGCAGGGACTGGATTTGATGGGTAAAATTCTTCTGAATGATGGAGATGGCGTTGTCATTGAAGAACCGGGCTATCTGGGAGCCATTCAGGCTTTTTCCGTTTACAGGGCAAGTTTTCATCCTGTCCCCATATCCGAGGAAGGAATGGATACGGAACGGCTGCAGTCCATTCTCCAACAAAAGAAACCCAGAATTCTCTATACCGTACCGAACTTTCAGAACCCGTCTGGCATCACCTATTCCGAAGCAGGCCGGGATGCCCTTGCAGCGGTCCTCGAGCGATCCGACACACTGCTGATCGAAGACGATCCTTACGGGGAACTCCGGTTTACGGGTAAGGACAAAACGTCTTTTGCAAAGCGCCTGCCGGATCAGACAGTCATGCTGGGTTCTTTTTCAAAGATCGTTGCGCCGGGTCTCCGCATCGGATGGATAGTGGCTCCGGATCTCATCATGGAAAAGCTCATTGTAGCTAAACAGGCAAGCGATCTGCACACCCAGTATCTCGGCCAACTCATTATCCGGCAGTTTCTGCAGGACAACGACCTTGATGGACACATCAGCACCATTACGGATGTGTACAATCAACAGCGCCTTGCCATGATCCGGGGCGTGGAGCAGTACTTTCCGGAAGGTGTTCAGTTTACCCGACCCGAAGGCGGAATGTTTCTGTGGATGACCCTGCCATCAGACCTTTCCGCCATGTCTCTTTTCCACAGGGCCATCGACAAAAAAGTGGCTTTTGTACCCGGAGACCCCTTCTATGCCAGCCGTAAGCATGTTTCTACCCTGCGCCTCAACTTTTCATGCGTGGATAAGGCCGGTATTGATACTGGCATGGCCCGGCTGGGAGGTGCCGTGAGAGAAGCCATGGAACAGCGTTGA
- a CDS encoding glycosyltransferase family 4 protein — translation MRILYLLSQKPGCTGSGFYTQSMIREAKSLGHETWLVAAVEKGEESSFQGPWKKNVSFVRFGTRDLTFPIPGMSDGMPYRSTRFMDLGEGQLHALEKAFRVAISEAVLTFRPDVIHGNHLWLMASLVKDLFPTIPLVITSHGTDLRQFENCPHLRQKVIGCGRADAVIALTQTQKKEISFLYRIPEERIHVIGTGYNAQCFYPAPKPDLPPVRLLYAGKISFAKGVFWLLSAIKILNDISLPFHLSLAGSGSGDEYDACVRLAGSMKKNVSWLGMLNQTELAARMREAHMFILPSFFEGQPLVLLEALASGCRIITTKLPGTEALFVGLHGHAIRMIELPPLQTIDRPHERDVPALVHNLADVINDEVHACYEGLDPPDDTLAEAMQCHTWGALFRRVQFLYEQVRTEPAVHGDLCVFSMEKP, via the coding sequence ATGCGGATTTTATATCTTCTGAGCCAGAAGCCCGGTTGCACGGGAAGCGGCTTTTACACCCAGTCCATGATACGTGAGGCAAAGTCTCTGGGCCATGAAACATGGCTGGTTGCCGCCGTTGAAAAAGGAGAGGAGTCTTCATTTCAGGGCCCGTGGAAGAAGAATGTTTCTTTCGTGCGGTTTGGTACAAGGGACCTTACCTTTCCCATTCCGGGCATGAGTGATGGAATGCCCTATCGCAGCACCCGCTTCATGGACCTTGGGGAAGGGCAGCTGCATGCCCTGGAAAAGGCATTCCGTGTAGCCATATCCGAAGCGGTCCTGACTTTCAGGCCGGATGTGATTCATGGCAATCATCTGTGGCTCATGGCTTCTCTGGTGAAGGATCTTTTTCCCACTATCCCCCTTGTCATTACCTCTCATGGTACGGACCTGAGGCAGTTTGAAAACTGCCCCCATTTACGTCAAAAAGTGATCGGCTGCGGGAGGGCTGATGCCGTAATTGCCCTTACCCAAACCCAGAAAAAGGAAATATCTTTTCTGTACCGTATTCCGGAAGAACGGATTCACGTGATCGGTACAGGATATAATGCACAGTGCTTTTATCCCGCACCCAAGCCGGACCTCCCTCCTGTGCGTCTTTTGTATGCGGGTAAGATTTCCTTTGCCAAAGGTGTTTTCTGGCTTTTATCGGCCATAAAAATACTGAACGACATATCCCTTCCTTTCCATCTTTCTCTTGCCGGTTCTGGTTCTGGCGATGAGTATGATGCCTGTGTCCGACTGGCCGGTTCCATGAAAAAGAATGTCTCATGGCTGGGCATGCTGAATCAGACGGAGCTTGCTGCTCGCATGAGGGAGGCCCATATGTTTATTCTGCCATCTTTTTTTGAAGGTCAGCCTCTGGTTCTTTTGGAGGCTTTGGCTTCCGGGTGCCGTATTATCACCACAAAACTTCCGGGAACGGAGGCCCTTTTTGTCGGCTTGCACGGTCACGCCATTCGCATGATTGAGCTGCCACCTCTCCAGACCATTGACAGGCCCCATGAAAGAGATGTGCCCGCTCTGGTGCACAATCTTGCCGATGTTATCAATGATGAAGTGCATGCCTGTTATGAGGGCCTGGATCCCCCTGATGATACACTGGCCGAAGCAATGCAGTGCCACACATGGGGGGCTCTTTTTCGTCGGGTTCAGTTTCTGTACGAACAGGTCAGAACAGAGCCTGCAGTACATGGAGACCTCTGTGTATTCTCTATGGAAAAGCCCTGA
- the guaA gene encoding glutamine-hydrolyzing GMP synthase: MAKQHDCVVILDFGAINAQMVAKAVRQRNIYCEVLPYTTEVDRIVALKPKALILQRGKACGERTLGRELPAETAALNLPVLDMAVSSWEETEMRDFLVDTCGLSQDWTTEAFIDETVADLRVRIGDRKVLLAMSGGVDSSVCAALLHRAVGHQLTCVFVDHGCMRMDEPRQIEEVFRGQFGINLVSVNAEERFLKKLKGIRDPEKKRAIIGEEFIRVFEEEARKLGDLDYFVQGTIYPDIIESGWDGGKTVKAHHNVGGLPDRIDFKGILEPVKYLFKDEVRKVGEAMGIPHVVTRRQPFPGPGLAVRCLGELTLEKLEILRKADAIFRKSMDDRGYGTQASQYFAVLTNAQSVGVTDDARTYGYVIALRAVQTTDFMTAGVVPLPIDFLTEVAGRIAAEVKDVNRVVYDITSKPPATIEWE; this comes from the coding sequence ATGGCAAAACAACATGATTGTGTGGTGATACTGGATTTTGGGGCCATCAATGCCCAGATGGTGGCTAAGGCTGTGCGGCAGCGGAATATTTACTGTGAAGTGCTGCCCTATACTACGGAGGTGGACAGGATTGTTGCACTTAAGCCCAAAGCATTGATCCTTCAGAGGGGAAAAGCCTGCGGGGAGCGTACTCTGGGCCGTGAGCTGCCCGCTGAAACGGCAGCACTGAATCTCCCAGTGCTGGATATGGCCGTCTCTTCCTGGGAAGAAACGGAGATGAGGGATTTTCTTGTAGATACCTGTGGCCTGAGTCAGGATTGGACCACAGAAGCCTTTATTGACGAGACCGTGGCTGATCTCCGGGTCCGGATTGGTGACAGAAAAGTGCTGTTGGCCATGTCTGGCGGAGTTGACTCTTCCGTATGTGCAGCCCTGCTTCATCGGGCTGTTGGTCATCAGCTTACCTGTGTTTTTGTGGATCATGGCTGCATGCGCATGGATGAACCCCGGCAGATTGAAGAGGTGTTCCGTGGGCAGTTCGGCATCAACCTTGTTTCCGTGAATGCTGAAGAACGGTTTTTGAAAAAACTGAAGGGTATCCGTGATCCGGAGAAGAAGCGTGCCATTATCGGGGAGGAATTCATCCGGGTGTTTGAGGAAGAAGCCCGTAAGCTGGGTGATCTCGATTATTTTGTTCAGGGTACGATTTATCCGGATATCATTGAAAGCGGTTGGGATGGGGGTAAGACCGTCAAAGCTCACCACAATGTGGGAGGTCTTCCGGATCGGATTGATTTCAAAGGTATTCTTGAGCCGGTTAAGTACCTCTTCAAGGATGAGGTACGCAAGGTGGGCGAGGCAATGGGAATTCCCCATGTGGTTACCCGGCGTCAGCCTTTTCCCGGCCCGGGACTGGCCGTGCGGTGTCTGGGAGAACTGACCCTGGAAAAGCTTGAAATACTTCGAAAAGCCGATGCTATCTTCCGGAAATCCATGGATGACAGGGGATACGGGACCCAGGCCAGCCAGTATTTTGCTGTTCTGACCAACGCGCAGTCCGTAGGGGTGACCGATGATGCCCGTACCTATGGATATGTGATCGCCCTGCGTGCGGTGCAGACCACAGACTTTATGACCGCAGGCGTTGTGCCCCTGCCCATTGACTTTCTCACGGAGGTGGCGGGAAGAATTGCCGCAGAGGTAAAGGATGTCAATCGTGTGGTCTACGATATCACCAGCAAGCCGCCCGCGACCATAGAGTGGGAATAG
- a CDS encoding PAS domain S-box protein, giving the protein MTTARIAELENKIHFLENQLAEVKNSHNEPENRYRTLFERALDAVYILDMKGNFLDINQTAIQLMGYSRQEALGLNFFDLIPEEQSESAFRKLADSANYDIYRDPLEFRVRRKDGTWIWIETKAKIRFEDGLAAELRGIAVDITEKKLAREALAQREEQYRAIFEAATDAFFLFDLDGNMVALNPSATELYGYQEEELAGRCGLDLTPEDFHPVFSAFLQQVRTNGRYFSLSRHPRKNGSLMDVEVHGIRFLYQGKPHILASIRDISERVRMEKDLLLQKKKTEQKSRHLEETNTALRVLVRQREADREELARSMVANVQELVLPYLEELAGAGLKGREHALLTTAISNLDAIASPFVRQLSSAYHRFTPMEIRIANLVRHGRSSKEIADILSLSKGTVDFHRNNIRSKLGIKNAHINLRTHLLSLSENTSLPENI; this is encoded by the coding sequence ATGACAACAGCACGGATTGCTGAACTGGAAAATAAAATCCACTTTCTCGAAAACCAGCTTGCTGAGGTCAAGAACTCCCACAATGAGCCGGAAAACCGATACAGAACCCTTTTTGAGCGGGCACTGGATGCTGTGTACATCCTGGATATGAAGGGAAACTTCCTTGATATCAACCAGACGGCTATTCAGTTGATGGGGTATTCAAGGCAAGAAGCTCTGGGCCTGAATTTTTTTGATCTGATTCCGGAAGAGCAGTCCGAATCCGCATTTCGCAAACTTGCGGATTCGGCCAACTACGACATCTACCGTGATCCTCTGGAATTTCGGGTCCGTCGCAAGGATGGCACATGGATATGGATTGAAACCAAAGCTAAAATCCGGTTCGAAGACGGCCTGGCAGCCGAACTGCGCGGTATTGCCGTTGATATTACGGAAAAAAAGCTGGCACGGGAAGCCCTTGCCCAACGGGAAGAACAGTACAGGGCCATTTTTGAGGCTGCCACAGATGCGTTTTTTCTTTTTGACCTGGATGGCAATATGGTGGCCCTTAATCCTTCTGCAACAGAACTATACGGTTATCAGGAAGAAGAACTCGCTGGCCGCTGCGGCCTGGACTTGACCCCAGAAGATTTTCATCCGGTTTTTTCGGCATTTCTTCAGCAGGTTCGTACCAATGGACGCTATTTCTCCCTTAGCCGTCACCCCAGAAAAAATGGCAGTCTTATGGATGTGGAAGTCCATGGAATCCGTTTTCTTTACCAGGGTAAGCCCCATATTCTGGCATCCATTCGTGACATTTCCGAACGGGTACGCATGGAAAAGGATCTACTCCTTCAGAAAAAAAAAACAGAACAAAAATCACGTCATCTGGAAGAGACAAACACCGCTCTCAGGGTACTGGTCCGCCAGAGGGAAGCCGATAGGGAAGAGCTGGCCCGCAGTATGGTTGCCAATGTTCAGGAACTGGTGTTGCCCTACCTTGAAGAACTCGCCGGGGCAGGTCTAAAAGGAAGGGAACATGCCCTGCTCACAACGGCAATCAGCAACCTCGATGCCATTGCATCACCCTTTGTGCGTCAGCTTTCCAGTGCCTATCACCGCTTCACACCAATGGAAATACGCATCGCCAATCTTGTCCGCCATGGACGGAGCAGCAAAGAGATTGCTGATATCCTGTCCCTTTCCAAAGGAACCGTAGATTTTCACAGGAATAATATCCGCAGCAAACTCGGCATCAAAAATGCTCACATCAATCTGAGAACCCATCTTCTTTCACTCAGCGAGAATACTTCCCTACCTGAAAACATCTGA
- a CDS encoding OmpP1/FadL family transporter encodes MSGLFRHMAVSLICILLSVPAAKSGMVDTYGIGARATALGGAFAARADDPFAIYYNPAGITQSDTLTLAAGVHFLMPDIDINRFSISGGAADLPQAAAWPHLQGHTNHQDKTTALTIPAFGATMPVNDSISIGFAAYVPWGLEISWEDAPSNPLAYNATRAYYFREVVTPTIAFALNKNISVGAGISIGKSKVMNQWIQAGTGYSMRASMTDDFNTSLNLGVLYTGEVFSMGLTWRGPTSTDFKGDLLANGWKASGVSLKYDHPEQVQAGIRYRPPGLPGFSIEIDGLWTRWSINETQDAHLTPGLSLPGHSAPVTSLAIARNWKDTHQVRVGLEYQTTEKLALRCGFYTDPSPIPDASMDFIWPDADKETWSAGAGYAFAPGWIMDMAVTWTRIINQRHIRGNSEALNESYDMPDGYGLPHAMASFDADGEVFGFAFTFSRHF; translated from the coding sequence ATGTCAGGCCTTTTCAGGCACATGGCAGTATCCCTTATTTGTATATTACTCAGTGTCCCGGCTGCAAAATCCGGCATGGTGGATACCTACGGCATCGGTGCCAGAGCAACAGCCCTTGGAGGGGCCTTTGCAGCAAGGGCCGATGATCCCTTTGCCATTTATTACAACCCTGCTGGCATCACTCAGTCGGACACCCTTACCCTTGCGGCAGGGGTTCACTTCCTCATGCCGGATATCGATATCAACCGTTTCAGCATTTCAGGCGGTGCGGCAGATCTGCCCCAGGCCGCTGCCTGGCCCCATCTGCAGGGCCATACAAATCATCAGGACAAGACCACAGCCCTTACCATTCCCGCCTTCGGTGCCACCATGCCCGTAAACGACAGCATATCCATCGGCTTTGCCGCCTACGTGCCATGGGGCCTTGAAATTTCATGGGAAGATGCCCCTTCCAATCCCCTTGCCTACAATGCCACACGAGCCTACTATTTCAGGGAAGTGGTCACTCCAACCATCGCCTTTGCCCTGAATAAAAACATCAGCGTGGGTGCGGGCATTTCCATCGGAAAATCAAAGGTAATGAATCAGTGGATTCAGGCAGGAACGGGCTATTCCATGCGGGCTTCCATGACCGATGATTTCAATACATCCCTGAACCTCGGTGTTCTCTACACCGGAGAAGTGTTCAGCATGGGACTTACCTGGCGCGGACCGACATCCACAGATTTCAAGGGCGACCTCCTTGCCAACGGATGGAAGGCTAGCGGTGTCAGCCTGAAGTATGACCACCCCGAACAGGTACAGGCTGGAATCCGATACCGTCCTCCTGGGCTGCCAGGCTTTTCCATTGAAATAGACGGCCTCTGGACCCGGTGGAGCATCAATGAAACACAGGATGCCCACCTTACTCCGGGCCTCTCCCTGCCCGGCCATTCTGCTCCCGTTACAAGCCTTGCCATAGCAAGAAACTGGAAAGATACTCATCAGGTACGAGTCGGCCTTGAATACCAGACTACGGAAAAACTTGCCCTTCGCTGCGGGTTTTACACAGACCCTTCGCCCATTCCGGATGCTTCCATGGATTTCATCTGGCCGGATGCGGACAAGGAAACATGGTCTGCGGGGGCCGGATATGCCTTTGCACCCGGCTGGATTATGGATATGGCCGTAACATGGACCCGCATCATCAATCAGAGGCATATCAGGGGTAATTCAGAAGCACTGAATGAGTCCTATGACATGCCCGATGGGTATGGTCTTCCCCATGCCATGGCAAGCTTTGATGCGGATGGAGAAGTCTTTGGTTTTGCCTTCACTTTTTCCCGGCATTTTTAA
- a CDS encoding Tex family protein produces MKSIQTNIAAELSIHSHQVNAVLTLLSEGATIPFIARYRKEKTGGLDEVQIATIQDRLEAHEKLEARRKTVLASLMDQAITDRELIKAVEKAASLASLEDLYLPYRPKRRTRAIMARERGLEPLAEHLWAQTSSMNPLYEAAAFVNKDVPDAQAALDGARDILAEKISEDAVIRSSLRDLFFKKAMIASQVIKGKETEGTTFRDYFAHEEPISRAGGHRILAMFRGEREGFLRISIRPEQNEALNRLLGRVIYRKNKASEEVEKAAQDAWKRLIAPALETELRQHLKEKADQEAIQVFATNLHALLMAPPMGAKPVIAVDPGFRSGCKVVVLDSSGSLQADTLIFPMDKKNEAEQRIKDLLHRFGAAAIAIGNGTAGRETETFFRTMDLSIPVIMVNEAGASVYSASSIAREELPDQDVTVRGAVSIGRRLMDPLSELVKIDPKAIGVGQYQHDVDQKLLRQRLDMVVSYCVNRVGVNLNTASASLLSHVSGLGPGLARAVVQYRAENGPFRDRKSLMKVPRLGARTFEQAAGFLRVPESANPLDGSSVHPERYALVTRMANDLGTDVAMLMKSSGMRAGIRPENYVDGDVGLPTLKDILAELDKPGRDPREGFSIFSFADVHTPSDLKPGMKLPGIVTNVTNFGCFVDVGVHQDGLVHISQMADRYVKNPHEVVIPGQTVNVWVLNVDIARKRISLSMKERHDNSTDC; encoded by the coding sequence ATGAAAAGCATCCAGACAAACATTGCTGCCGAGCTTTCCATTCATAGCCATCAGGTGAATGCCGTACTCACCCTTCTGTCTGAAGGCGCTACCATACCCTTCATAGCCCGTTACAGAAAGGAAAAAACCGGCGGACTGGATGAGGTTCAGATAGCCACCATCCAGGACAGGCTGGAAGCCCATGAAAAACTGGAAGCCCGCCGGAAAACCGTGCTGGCATCTCTCATGGATCAGGCAATCACAGATAGAGAACTCATCAAAGCTGTTGAAAAGGCTGCCAGCCTCGCTTCACTGGAAGACCTTTATCTGCCCTACCGTCCCAAACGCCGGACCCGTGCCATCATGGCCAGAGAGAGAGGGCTTGAACCTCTGGCGGAACACCTCTGGGCTCAAACCAGCTCCATGAATCCCCTTTATGAAGCAGCAGCCTTTGTCAACAAAGATGTTCCGGATGCCCAGGCTGCTCTGGACGGCGCACGGGATATACTTGCAGAAAAGATCAGTGAAGACGCTGTCATACGATCCTCCCTCAGGGATCTGTTCTTCAAAAAAGCCATGATAGCCAGCCAGGTGATCAAGGGGAAAGAAACAGAAGGGACCACCTTTCGGGATTATTTTGCCCATGAGGAACCGATCTCCCGCGCTGGTGGACACCGCATCCTTGCCATGTTCCGCGGAGAAAGGGAAGGCTTTCTGCGTATCAGTATCCGCCCCGAACAGAACGAAGCCCTGAACCGCCTTCTTGGCCGGGTGATCTATCGTAAAAACAAAGCCTCCGAAGAGGTGGAAAAAGCAGCTCAGGATGCATGGAAGCGCCTCATTGCTCCGGCCCTTGAAACAGAACTGAGACAACACCTGAAAGAAAAAGCGGATCAGGAAGCCATTCAGGTATTTGCCACCAACCTCCATGCTTTGCTCATGGCTCCCCCCATGGGCGCAAAGCCTGTAATTGCTGTAGATCCGGGCTTCCGGTCAGGCTGCAAAGTGGTCGTTCTGGACAGTAGCGGCAGCCTGCAGGCCGATACCCTTATTTTTCCCATGGATAAAAAAAACGAGGCGGAACAACGCATAAAAGACCTTCTTCACCGCTTTGGAGCGGCTGCCATTGCCATTGGCAACGGTACGGCAGGCAGGGAAACGGAAACCTTTTTCAGAACCATGGACCTCTCCATTCCCGTCATCATGGTCAATGAAGCCGGAGCTTCCGTCTATTCGGCATCCTCCATTGCAAGGGAAGAGCTCCCGGATCAGGATGTAACCGTAAGAGGCGCGGTTTCCATAGGTCGCAGACTCATGGACCCCCTTTCCGAGCTGGTCAAAATCGATCCAAAAGCCATTGGAGTGGGCCAGTATCAGCATGATGTGGATCAAAAGCTTCTGCGCCAGCGCCTGGACATGGTGGTTTCCTACTGTGTCAACCGGGTGGGTGTTAACCTGAACACGGCCAGCGCATCCCTGCTGTCCCATGTCTCCGGCCTTGGCCCCGGACTTGCCAGGGCTGTAGTGCAGTACAGAGCAGAAAATGGTCCCTTCAGGGATAGAAAGTCCCTTATGAAAGTACCCCGACTGGGAGCCAGGACCTTTGAGCAGGCCGCAGGCTTCCTCAGGGTGCCGGAAAGCGCCAACCCACTGGATGGCAGCAGTGTTCACCCGGAACGCTATGCCCTTGTCACCCGCATGGCAAACGATCTGGGTACCGATGTGGCAATGCTGATGAAAAGCTCCGGGATGAGAGCCGGCATTCGGCCTGAAAACTATGTGGATGGAGATGTGGGCCTGCCCACATTGAAAGATATTCTGGCAGAGCTGGACAAGCCGGGGCGGGATCCAAGGGAAGGATTTTCCATTTTTTCCTTTGCGGATGTACACACCCCTTCCGATCTGAAGCCTGGAATGAAACTTCCTGGAATTGTCACCAATGTAACGAATTTCGGGTGTTTTGTGGATGTGGGTGTACACCAGGATGGACTTGTCCATATCAGCCAGATGGCCGATCGGTATGTTAAAAATCCCCATGAGGTAGTCATTCCTGGACAGACGGTGAATGTGTGGGTACTGAATGTGGATATAGCCAGAAAACGTATCTCTCTTTCCATGAAGGAGCGCCATGACAACAGCACGGATTGCTGA
- a CDS encoding tRNA-queuosine alpha-mannosyltransferase domain-containing protein, translating into MRFLMLEAYYGGSHKAFMDGLCRHLPHTTEIKTLPARHWKWRMRSAALLFIKETERMEAYDGIVATNMMSVADFKALAGPMCPPVLLYFHENQFDYPPSPRSHVDYQPAMTDLTSAMAADVVAFNSASHSHRFFQSADAFFRRFPKPDLLWVLDTIREKSVVLYPGCDFTGLTPAGDKSYALPRCIVWNHRWEHDKNPSDFFFALEEVRKKNVNFKLMLLGARHARVPDSFSRAMETFREHIICSDYPEDKTDYFRFLSRAHICISTAWQENFGIAVAEAMAAGCLPLLPSRLSYPELLPPEFHSSCLYKDTSGLISQLEWFASCPEEEFRKYQDLRSWVLRFDWKERIVPFNKALEDMVHAKKGTLGSGR; encoded by the coding sequence ATGCGTTTTCTCATGCTGGAAGCATACTACGGCGGTTCCCACAAAGCGTTTATGGACGGTCTCTGCCGTCATTTGCCCCATACCACAGAAATAAAGACACTCCCGGCAAGGCACTGGAAATGGCGCATGCGATCGGCTGCTCTTCTTTTCATAAAAGAAACGGAGAGAATGGAAGCCTACGACGGCATTGTTGCCACCAATATGATGAGTGTTGCGGATTTCAAGGCCCTTGCCGGTCCCATGTGTCCACCCGTATTATTGTATTTCCATGAAAATCAGTTTGATTATCCGCCATCTCCCAGAAGTCATGTGGATTATCAGCCTGCCATGACCGACCTGACATCGGCTATGGCAGCCGATGTTGTGGCGTTTAATTCGGCATCTCACAGCCATCGTTTTTTTCAGTCCGCCGATGCCTTTTTTCGTCGTTTTCCTAAGCCCGACCTCTTGTGGGTACTGGATACAATACGGGAAAAGAGTGTTGTGCTGTACCCAGGCTGCGATTTTACGGGTCTGACTCCTGCCGGGGATAAAAGCTATGCGCTGCCCCGGTGCATAGTATGGAATCATCGATGGGAACACGATAAAAACCCGTCTGATTTTTTCTTTGCTCTGGAAGAGGTCAGAAAAAAAAATGTTAACTTTAAGCTCATGCTGCTTGGAGCAAGACATGCCAGAGTTCCGGATAGTTTTAGCCGGGCAATGGAAACCTTCCGAGAGCACATCATCTGCTCCGATTATCCTGAGGATAAAACAGACTATTTCCGTTTTCTTTCGAGGGCTCACATCTGTATCAGCACGGCATGGCAGGAGAATTTTGGGATAGCCGTGGCGGAAGCCATGGCAGCAGGCTGCCTGCCCCTGCTTCCTTCCCGGCTGTCTTACCCTGAACTGCTACCCCCTGAATTTCATTCCTCATGTTTGTACAAGGATACCAGTGGATTGATCAGCCAGCTGGAATGGTTTGCAAGCTGCCCTGAAGAGGAGTTTAGGAAATATCAGGATCTTCGTTCATGGGTTCTTCGTTTTGACTGGAAAGAACGGATTGTTCCATTCAATAAGGCTCTGGAAGATATGGTGCATGCCAAAAAAGGAACGTTGGGCAGCGGCAGGTAG